The sequence GTGCTGTTcagaatcaaaatgaaaataaaaatctgtttcagtccaatattttactaaaacatttcacaaatactcCAAACACTGATAAGAACATTTCATATAAATCATCCATGCAAAAACCTCCAATCTCCAATTATTCTTtataaatttatacatttttactgatatatttgaaaaatatcaaaaaaaggaaaacatacagtagaattttttttaaataagtaaaaaacaaaacacattttcacatctgagctcagaaactaaaatcatagtattttaaacataaatctcACGTTTAGGTCGGATATTGTCCATTtataaaggaaacacagaaaagtgggaaatataaaatagaaataattttaaagaagtGATAAAAAGCCCTCATttcacacacgtacacacttATAACGACCAGAATTATCACCAGAAGGACTcaattatcagccagaaacattaaaaacagaaagaattcattagttttctttccatcagagaaaattaagCATATTTAGGCTTCAAGTCTTGTGAAATTAGTCGTCTGTTACATAGCTGAGCTGAGGATTGTgggtaaaaataattaaatctaGAGGAACCAAAAAGTTTTTCTCTCTTATTGATTGTAACATTGAATTATGGTCAATTCATTTGGGGTTTTTAGACCAAAATGTACCAAAAGAGAACTCTTTGACaataaagagtcttttttgtttgcatcaaacaaacatttaatttttgtcagtctaaaattttccaaaataatgtgaagtttttccattttattgcttttcaacccTGAATTATTGTGAATTTGATTTGGATTTTGGACAAGatttatcatttttcatttttattcgtTAACTAAgtttcataaaaatgtcatgtgactcttcttctgcataAACGGACCAATCACGTGCAGCCAACCAGTCAGTCAACCAGTTGTTATGATGAAGAGctgtgaggaaaataaaatttcttttcaataaaaacaactcggcctctgaaaatgaaatgctgtTAGAAAACCGTTGATGCTCGGAGTTCATATCTTTAGTTTTCTCTCTGTGACTCTTATTTCTACCTGACAGCTGCACATCGGAGCTCTGAAACctaaaaatgcattcatttaaacatgaagCTCAACATTTAGGTCTGAAACTGTCCGTCTATGAAGGAAATCTCTTCAGTTTTCAGGACaaacctataaaaaaaaaatgaatgttccTGAGTTTTCTCTGTGATAAAAACCAACAGACGGATTCAtcttctgtctgttagcagcagaaCACTGATCAggaacaaacatgaaaacacttttataCGTTTTCTGCAACTCAAAACTTGTTAGTTTCCATGGCAACCACTAGAATGCAGGTCGTCAGGTTTGCTGAAAAAAACTTCAACTGAGAATCTGAATCAAGCTGGTTAAAGGGagactctgaacagaacctggaccggttagctccacagcatctgttaccatggagatctacaTCCACAGCatccgttaccatggagatatagctccacagcatctgttaccatggagatatagctccacagcatctgttaccatggagatatagctccacagcatctgttaccatggagatctacatccacagcatctgttaccatggtggAGATCTACatccacagcatctgttaccatggagatatagctccacagcatccgttaccatggagatatagctccacagcatctgttaccatggagatatagctccacagcatctgttaccatggagatatagctccacagcatctgttaccatggagatatagctccacagcatctgttaccatggaaatctacatccacagcatctgttaccatggagatatagctccacagcatccgttaccatggagatatagccccacagcatctgttaccatggagatatagctccacagcatctgttaccatggagatctatatccacagcatctgttaccatggagatatagctccacagcatccgttaccatggagatatagctccacagcatctgttaccatggagatccatcAGGTTCATCAgataaaaccttcctttttgacaaatcttatagttaggactgactgggggaccctgagggggtcagctggagtcttcctcttggacgtcccttagttctgcccctagttctgctgctataggcctaggctgctggaggacctctctggatgcactgagcccttctctatctaccattatatttaatatacagtatatataccattattgtattacactcactctgtttctccctgtgtcctttctccgagtgtccctgatcccagagctggatgcttcagatctgtggtggttctcccaccaactggcctaatctccatctgtgggatgctgctgctgctgaccttcctccagcccactgcttccagctgcccatttccatcaatctactctgcatcaccctcactatacttgatttgctcatctacatatttttgaatttaccaccagctatatatgtagtatatttaatgccagagccatacaccatagcagtaaactataatcagtttccatgttagttgtactttgcatgtatcatctgtcttatcatgcatgtgtcaaactgtgtgttttatggtccttgtcccCCCCTccgctctggggttcaggcatatgggttctgtaaagcgtcttgagacaatttgactgtaactgtccatccatccattatctatacaccacttaatcctcactagggtcatgggggggctggagtctatcccagctgactcaggtgaaggcaggggacaccctagacaggtcaccagtctgtcacagggccacatacagagacaaacaatcactctcacattcacacctacaggcaatttagaatgatcaattaacctcagcatatttttggactgtgggaggaagccggagtacccggagagaacccacgcatgcacagggagaacatgcaaactccatgcagaaagatcccgggaaagccgggacgcgaaccagggatcttctagctgcaaggtgaaagtgctaaccactacgccactgtgcagcccttgacTGTAACTGGCactatgtaaataaaactgaattgaattgaatcctGCTAAGCTCATTGATCTCCCACCATAGTTCAAGTTGTGATGATCTAGAAAACCAAAGGTTCTGGAGAAAACAAGGTTTAATTCTGGGTTTTTAATTCTGTGATATTTCCtctgtcaccatggtaactgatgctgcacaccTGACCCGCTGTGCATCAGGTGAGGTTTCAGATATCAGCGTATTAAATCAGCTCTCTGGGAAagaatcagtgttttattttctaaaccCTCAGAGAGTCTCCTGGGAGGACGGGAGTTTGTGGAGTTAGTTTAAACCTTCTTCTGTCCCTGAGGAGCATCGATGTGAGAAACGGAGATCCTCAGAGGACAGAAAATCACTGTTTATGTTTCCTGTTGACTGCAAGGAATTCTAATGTTATTTCATTGTTCTGTGGAGCTTTATggagcaaaataataataaaacagattcaGATACAAAAGCAGTAAACTTACAGTAAACCTGAAAACATCATTCTGATTAGAATCACTGAGAGCttctaaatgttaaaaacctgttttattgtttaaccttcctcatcatcatcatctgttttctgtcttgttgctTTGAAAACAGAATCTGTCTGAACAGAGGAGGCGTTTATCCATTAAACCTCTGCTGATGTTTCCCTCTAATGATGGACAGGATCTTCGTTAGCGCCGACGACTCCACACCTCTAATGAATCCTCCATCAGACGGAGGTCAGAGGTCGGCGGAGCCCGAGGTCTAGTCCTCCATCACGGCTTCATTATTCTGATCATCTCAAAAGAGCCAAGGAAATTCCAGCTTCTCTCAGCATGAGTTTACAGAACAACAGAAAggtagttatctgtagtttaccttagtactcgcgagaacccgacacagtgcaggactctgctgtgaaggtggagacatgcagcGGGGGCGTATTtgtgacaataacaaaaaaaaaaaaaataagaaagaaatttgaagaagcagcagatgggatttaggaatggcggcccgctgctgctgaatgaatgtagaggaaacactggtttagtatgttgtccaaaatgtcatagtctTTCTATGACGCATGGAAACATCTGACCACAGGTGGAGCTCCGTCCTACTACTGCTATCCTGGAAGACGTCTCAGGTACAAAAACCCATCAGAAGGATGAaggatgctgctggatgaagCTATGAGAGAAGATGTGGAACAGATTTCTGCACACATGATGCTTAAAATATACAAACTGTGGAAGAAggactgaaagatgtttttaataTAAATCACTCATTCACATTCATACATCCTTCTGTATCTGTTGTTACGTTCCTGATATGGAGATTGAGGACATcttatgttttttgtcacaCGTTTTTAACACTTTACAGCATCTGCGCATGTTAAAGAACTGATCTGAGtcccgtccaaaaaaaagtcccacTCTAAAatttcattggaccgcctttagcttaTTTCGATTAGCTTCttcaatgtcacagcatttatttctgtccagagatgcattcattttctacagaGATCTTATAGTGAAGATGGGAGAatcaaagtcttctccagaacatcccagagGTTCTCAGTGGttctgaggtctggactctgtggaggacaatccatctcatgctccctgatccactcattctcagtgtgaccccatgaatcctcATCGTCATCtaggaacatgaagaaaacctccactgatggaaagacctggtccttcagtatcttcaggtatcagctgacctcattctttgggaacataacattgGTGGACCTGAACAACCCCAGATCACAACCCTAACCtccactagccatgatgaggacatcacttcatctgcctctcttcttaccctgatggaCCAATCTGATGGTTTATCCTCGACTCCTCTGGGCTCTATACCTACCAtcaggcatggaggtggcagtatcattataatatcaatttaactgactcaagtctgagtcagaaagaccacaaatggAGCAGAACGGCACCAATTCTGGTGCCGTTCTGCTCCATTTGTGGTCTTTCCgacttggttcttcaggttcttgatggatctcagtcaggactttggggagaccagtctagaaccttcattccagcctgatggaccCATTTCTTttccacgtctgatgtgtgtttgggttcaTCGTCTAAATGAAACATCAACCTtgtgctgatggttttaggttctcCTGAAGAAGCCGGGTATTTAATAACAGAAATGAATAGTGCTAATGATTGGTGCTAAACAGTATGATGTATATTAGACAAATGTAATACAGAACATATTAACTAACCCTAGCTGTGTGAATTTCTCCTGGCGTGGGGAGCAGTAAAGGATTCTCTGATATTAAACTAATtcatttctaatgttttattttgtgctgtGTTCTTTATTTATTCCTGCTGTAACCTAAACATGGACCTGAGAActtccttttcctctccttATACATGTTTCTAAACTACATTTACAGACTTTGTGTTGGAATCAGAAAGTAAAGAACTGATAAACGACAGATTTTTACTGATTATGAGCAGAAGTCCTGAGTAGAACTGAAAGAATAGTTGATGAAATCTGAGAGAGCAGATTCATAAAGGTCATCCAGAGTGTCATAGTGAGCAATGGAAGAATGTCTGACACAGAAATCACAGCTTTTATTCACTGTTGTCAGATTTTACATCATTATATGCAGACTTTTAATCAATAGCTGAGGTTTCATTCAGTGTTTGCAGAACTTTCTTTTCAGTTTCTCACAAATGAGTATTTAGTATGCACCATCATTATTATACTGAATATATATGTGACGGTAATATTGTTGAAACACGGACACATATTAGTTCATTTTATAGTTTGAAACCCTAGTTGTGTCATCTTGTTTCAAATTCGCTGTTATTGAAGTTTTCAGTATTTGCTGTGATCCAGCTGGAGTATGTTCATGGTCTATTGCTGGTGTAGTAACTGATTTCCGCCAGCAGATGGAGTTTACTGTTTGTGAGCAACAGAATGAAGTTTTATGATTGATTCAGATTCATTCAACAGCGTttactgacagaaaacagctgaagGGAAATTTACTTGCAGAACCCACCGAGGAGCTCATTCAGGTGTGCTACATATGCTATTCAtattattaacattaaataaaatcaatattagGCTTTATACTTCTTTTTGCTGACAGGAGTCTACAGAGAGGCAAGCAGCCAATCCAAACACTCCATTTCAATCACGTGTTTCTGAAACCCGGAATAATAACATCAGCAGCTGTGAGTTTAGAGCGTGAGTTTCAGCAGCAGAACTTCTAGAAGATAAGACTTTAAGTTCCAGATATTAAGACTTTAAATGTTCCAGATATTTGCCCTCTAACTGCCGGGGTAACTTCCAGATATTTGCCCTCTAACTGCCGGGGTAACTTCCAGATATTTGCCCTCTAACTGCCGGGGTAACTTCCAGATATTTGCCCTCTAACTGCCGGGGTAACTTCCAGATATTTGCCCTCTAACTGCCGGGGTAACTTCCAGATATTTGCCCTCTAACTGCCGGGATGTTCGCCGCTCTGCTGTCCGTGTCGCTGCCCTTCCTGCTCTGCGTTGTTCTGGTGAACACCGGCCTGTTTGACTCGGTTCTGGTGGACCTGGACCCGAGTCACTACGCGGAGAAGCGCGTGCACGCTCTGCCCGCGTTCCTGGCGATGCCGTGTAACTGCTTGGTGAACGTGGGTTATATCTGCGTGGGTCTGTACTGGCTGCTGTGGAACCGGCTCGGTACCGAACCCGACCGGAGCCGCTACATGAGGCAGGTGTTCGCGCTCATGGCCCTGGTCTACGCGCCCGTGCAGTGGACGCGCCTGACGGTGCTGCGGCTCGCTCCCGCCGTGCTCGACCAGTGGCTCACGCTACCGATCTTCGCGTGGGTTCGGGTGTGGATCCGGTACATCGAGGAGCCTCCGGGCCGATGGAGCGGCGCGCACGGAGCCGCGCACGGGGCCGCGCTGGAGCTGTGCTCGCTGCTGAGCTACGGACTGACACTGCTGCACGCGCGGGGCTTCGAGGCGGCTCTGGGCGCGCACGTCGCCCTGGCCGTGCACGCGGCGGTTCGGCTGCAGCTCAAGTACGGGGACCGTCGCACGCGCACGGTTCTGCTGCTGGCGGTGCTGTCCTTTGCGGGCTTCGTGGTGCTGAAGCTGCTGGACCACCAGCTGGCCCGGTACCGGCTGTTCCAGCGGCTCACCGGACACTTCTGGTCCAAAGTCTGCGACGTGCTGCAGTTCCACCTCAGCTTCCGCTTCCTGACGGCTCTGGATCAGCGGGTCCAACAGAACCGGGCCAAGGCTGCAGGACTAACAGAACCGGTCCAAGGCTGCTGGACTAACAGAACCGGTCTAAAGCTGCAGGACTAACAGAACCGGTCCAAGGCTGCAGGACTAACAGAACCGGTCTAAAGCTGCAGGACTAACAGAACCGGTCCAAGGCTGCAGAACTAACAGAACCGGTCTAAAGCTGCAGGACTAACAGAACCGGTCCAAGGCTGCAGGACTAACAGAACCGGTCTAAAGCTGCAGGACTAACAGAACCGGTCCAAGGCTGCAGGACTAACAGAACCGGTCCAAGGCTGCAGGACTAACAGAACTGGTCTAAAGCTGCAGGACTAACAGAACCGGATCAGTTGGGTTCTGACTGATGGATGTGCCTGGGGGCACTAGGACCCTGGTGATCCAGGTGAATGCAGCTCACCTGAGCAGGTGTGTCAGCGTCACTCACTCATCAGTCATCAATCTGCTATAATCAGAATCATTTtggagttttttatttttacagaatttgtaaTGATAGTTTTCTGCAGCATGTGAGAATTTCTTCactaaataaacagtttttgtttctgaTCTCTGAGGTGAATCTGCTCTAATTCTGTTTATATCCTCTGAGGattttatttagtctttttctatttttacctgTAGCTGGGAGTcactacaaaacataacaaTAGAGATTGTTGAACTTTACAGCCAAAGTGCTGTTTGCTCCTTTTCCTGGTTTGctcttgtaattttatttttttagtgctCAGTTGTGTTCAGAGTTCACCTGTTGATTTGACATCACTCCAGGTTCACTCTTCTGTTGGGAGAAATTAATTTATTCTAGTTTGATTGACTCACCTGTTTGCATCGTTAACTATACTCTGTCCAGGTGATTCAGAACATGTTGTCCATGTAGCTACAGAAGGAGACATCACCTGAAGGTGCAGTAAAATGAGAGTCCAACATTACTGTGCTGCAcctgtttcctgtttccagGTGACTTTAAGGCTGATCTGTGAACAGTGAGCTGATTTTAGAGAACTGATTGTGCTACGATGCTGTTAACCcgctttgaacccatttttcccAGCTGTTAAAAGTAAACTTAAAATGTTAAACTCTGAAGATTTGAAATGTTTATGAGTGACAAATTTGCAGAAATACagcaaaagagagaagaaagcagAAGACTGAGGACCTCTGGAGAGACCAGGACTTTGCTCCGGACATTCTCTGACTCTGTGGTGGTCTGCTGACTggacagaaggtcaggaggttctggactccatagaggaggatGGTGGAGAAGCTCACGTCCATCATGGACTCTGACCCACTGCTGGAGGCTTCAAAAAGACCTCCACCCTATGATAGGTCATCAGCACCACTGGCTGATGGGAGCATAAACCAGACTTAtatcatgtattattattattattattattattattattattattattatctcaaCCAGAACAAACTCTGCACTGCTGCATCTTtgcaattttacatttattttcaagtcactttatattgctgttgtctacagtgtgtcaatactgtatatgctcattttaatttttcatccTTGTACATATTGCAATTATTATTACGTTTCTTTGCTGCTTTAACagtgtgaatttcccctggcgtggggagcaataaaggattatcttatctctTATCTTGTATCTTATCTACTGCATTTGACAGAAAACTACAGGGAGCAAGACGCCCAATAAATACCACAACTGTACAAATAATAcaagaaaataatccaaaaaaactcaataaaataatccaaataaaACACTTAGAAAAAGCATAAAAGCAGACCTGTTGGTGTAAAAAGACGAACACTGCTAACTGAAATGAtcacaaaagtcacaaaaaacgCAGAAATTCTGAGTTAAATTTCTATAAAATTCACAAAGAAAACGTTTCCTGTACGGCGGGTGTACGTGACACGTCACGGTGAAACGTGTGCGTCTGTTGCGTAAAGCGGAAGTAAACAATCCTCAGCTGACGTGGAGCAGCGGTCGGTCGACCCGGAGCTAAACTGTTTTCCAGAAACTGGTCTCACTGGTTTAGTTGGTGGCTTCAGCCGGAGTGTGGTTCCTCTGAAGCTCCAGGAGCTCTGCTGGCTGCTGCGGAACCGAAACAGTCTTTAAAAGCTCCATAATGGCGGCAGCGGAGGACAGCAGGCCGTTCGCCGGGCTGTCCGACGTCTCCATCTC comes from Amphiprion ocellaris isolate individual 3 ecotype Okinawa chromosome 7, ASM2253959v1, whole genome shotgun sequence and encodes:
- the LOC129349376 gene encoding transmembrane protein 187-like, whose amino-acid sequence is MFAALLSVSLPFLLCVVLVNTGLFDSVLVDLDPSHYAEKRVHALPAFLAMPCNCLVNVGYICVGLYWLLWNRLGTEPDRSRYMRQVFALMALVYAPVQWTRLTVLRLAPAVLDQWLTLPIFAWVRVWIRYIEEPPGRWSGAHGAAHGAALELCSLLSYGLTLLHARGFEAALGAHVALAVHAAVRLQLKYGDRRTRTVLLLAVLSFAGFVVLKLLDHQLARYRLFQRLTGHFWSKVCDVLQFHLSFRFLTALDQRVQQNRAKAAGLTEPVQGCWTNRTGLKLQD